The Streptomyces europaeiscabiei genome window below encodes:
- a CDS encoding helix-turn-helix domain-containing protein — MAEVDIADVSHRAGVPASTLRYYEEKGLISSTGRRGLRRQYDAGVLERLALIALGRTAGFSLDEIALMFAPDGQPRIDRQMLAAKVEELDHRIRELGVLRDSLRHAAACPAPSHMECPTFRCLLDAAASGGVAVPGRRAPGR; from the coding sequence ATGGCAGAAGTGGACATCGCCGATGTGTCGCACCGCGCCGGGGTCCCAGCATCGACCCTGCGCTATTACGAGGAGAAAGGTCTGATCTCCTCGACGGGCCGACGGGGCCTGCGCCGCCAGTACGACGCGGGCGTACTGGAGCGGCTGGCGCTGATCGCGCTGGGGCGGACGGCCGGGTTCTCGCTCGACGAGATCGCGCTCATGTTCGCGCCGGACGGGCAGCCGCGTATCGACCGGCAGATGCTGGCGGCCAAGGTGGAGGAACTGGACCACAGGATCCGTGAACTGGGCGTACTGCGCGACTCCCTGCGCCATGCCGCCGCGTGCCCCGCGCCGAGCCACATGGAGTGCCCCACCTTCCGCTGCCTCCTCGACGCCGCGGCGTCCGGCGGTGTCGCGGTTCCGGGCAGGCGGGCTCCCGGCAGATAA